One Acidobacteriota bacterium DNA segment encodes these proteins:
- a CDS encoding formate--tetrahydrofolate ligase → MLPISDIAAKLDLSEDQLEPVGRHAAKLRLEILDTPPKASGKMVLVTAITPTTAGEGKTVTSIGLTQALCLQGRRAVVALREPSLGPVFGLKGGATGSGRSAVEPHERINLHFTGDFHAVTAAHNLLAALLDAHLHHGNALGIDPTQVVWPRTLDVNDRALRRVVTGLGGRLNGPIRESGVVITAASEVMAILALASGRDDLRRRLGEIVVAYTAKGTPVRASDLTAVGSMMVLMQDALLPNLVQTTEGAPAIIHAGPFANIAHGTSSVLAQRMGLHLADYVINEAGFGADLGAEKFLDIVMPASGHVPAAAVLVATVKGLRVPPAGAPKDTPGSFDVGFANLDKHVANLRTWGVPVVVAVNRFPNDTDDDLATVMAHCEALGVPAAIGDGYFKGGEGMLDLADKVVAAAEASQPEKVKPVYTPDTPLEMKVVTVATVIYGADGVVFRPEARNALKRFTDLGYGHLPVCIAKTQYSLSDNPKLPGAPRGWALTVTEASLSAGAGFVVAVSGDMMLMPGLGKSPQAHRLDLDPDGQIVGMM, encoded by the coding sequence ATGCTGCCGATCTCGGACATCGCCGCCAAACTCGACCTTTCCGAAGACCAGCTCGAACCCGTCGGCCGCCACGCCGCCAAGCTCCGCCTGGAGATTCTCGACACACCGCCCAAGGCCAGCGGGAAGATGGTGCTCGTCACCGCCATCACGCCGACGACCGCCGGCGAGGGCAAGACCGTCACTTCCATCGGCCTGACACAGGCCCTCTGCCTGCAGGGCCGCCGGGCCGTGGTGGCGTTGCGCGAGCCGTCGCTCGGGCCGGTGTTCGGCCTGAAGGGCGGCGCCACGGGCTCGGGCCGGTCGGCGGTCGAGCCGCACGAGCGCATCAACCTGCACTTCACCGGCGACTTCCACGCGGTGACGGCGGCGCACAACCTCCTGGCGGCCCTGCTCGACGCGCACCTCCACCACGGGAACGCCCTCGGCATCGATCCCACGCAGGTGGTCTGGCCCCGCACGCTCGACGTGAACGATCGCGCGCTGCGCCGCGTCGTCACGGGCCTCGGCGGCCGCCTGAACGGCCCGATCCGCGAGAGCGGCGTGGTCATCACGGCCGCCTCGGAGGTGATGGCGATTCTCGCGCTCGCGAGCGGCCGCGACGACCTGAGGCGCCGGCTGGGAGAGATCGTGGTCGCGTACACGGCCAAGGGCACGCCCGTGCGCGCCTCCGACCTCACCGCCGTCGGTTCGATGATGGTGCTCATGCAGGACGCGCTGCTCCCCAACCTCGTGCAGACCACGGAGGGCGCCCCCGCCATCATTCACGCCGGCCCCTTCGCCAACATCGCGCACGGCACGAGCAGCGTGCTCGCGCAGCGCATGGGCCTGCACCTGGCCGACTACGTGATCAACGAGGCCGGGTTCGGCGCCGACCTCGGTGCCGAGAAGTTCCTCGACATCGTCATGCCAGCCTCGGGCCACGTCCCGGCCGCCGCCGTGCTCGTCGCCACGGTGAAGGGCCTGCGAGTGCCGCCCGCGGGTGCGCCGAAGGACACGCCCGGCTCGTTCGACGTCGGCTTTGCGAACCTCGACAAGCACGTCGCCAACCTGCGGACGTGGGGCGTCCCGGTCGTCGTGGCCGTCAACCGGTTCCCGAACGATACCGACGACGATCTCGCCACGGTCATGGCGCACTGCGAGGCGCTCGGCGTGCCGGCGGCGATCGGCGATGGCTATTTCAAGGGAGGAGAGGGCATGCTCGACCTTGCCGACAAGGTCGTCGCGGCCGCCGAGGCGAGCCAGCCCGAGAAGGTGAAGCCCGTCTACACGCCCGATACTCCACTCGAGATGAAGGTGGTCACCGTGGCCACGGTCATCTACGGCGCCGATGGCGTGGTCTTCCGGCCGGAGGCCCGCAACGCCTTGAAGCGTTTCACCGACCTCGGCTACGGCCATCTGCCCGTGTGCATCGCCAAGACACAGTACTCACTGAGCGACAACCCGAAGCTGCCAGGCGCGCCGCGCGGGTGGGCGCTCACCGTCACCGAGGCGTCGCTCTCGGCGGGCGCCGGCTTCGTCGTCGCGGTCTCGGGCGACATGATGTTGATGCCGGGCCTCGGCAAGTCGCCGCAGGCCCACCGCCTCGACCTCGACCCCGATGGCCAGATCGTCGGCATGATGTGA